One genomic window of Anaplasma centrale str. Israel includes the following:
- the lpdA gene encoding dihydrolipoyl dehydrogenase: MGACDYDVAVIGAGPGGYKCALKAAKLGLKVASIDNNSLLGGTCLRVGCIPSKALLDYSYKYHAVRDIFKDFGVTASNVKFDLRKMFEVRDREINALGSGIGSLFSSAGIERLCGAATVTRAMGDGFEIVVRRGGAPTDDKLSAKNVVLATGSLPASLRGIDIDEVRILSSDGALGMDVPGKLLVIGGGAIGLEMSSVWSRLGAEVTVVEYADCIAPGFDSEVSKALLSHLKKQGINFMLSHKVVSVSEKKGGKLAVSCESLSGGAVSAVEVDKVLVAVGRRPNVDGAVAIDGLVLDDRGFVSVDGRYETSIKGIFAIGDVIGGAMLAHKAEVEGHAVAELIAGGTSSVDYGVIPAVIYTHPAVASVGRSEDYVKDIGYDYKVGKSSFAANGRARVTGESEGFVKVVSCKRTDTILGVHIVGTYADTMINEAVVALGYRASSRDICHICHSHPDVNEVFRDACEIACFRKG; encoded by the coding sequence ATGGGTGCATGTGATTACGACGTTGCTGTTATTGGTGCAGGGCCAGGTGGGTACAAATGCGCGCTCAAGGCTGCGAAGCTCGGCCTCAAGGTTGCAAGTATAGACAACAACTCGCTGCTTGGGGGCACCTGCCTCAGAGTTGGATGTATTCCATCAAAGGCCTTGCTGGACTATTCCTACAAATATCACGCGGTCAGGGATATTTTCAAGGATTTTGGGGTTACGGCCAGCAATGTAAAGTTTGACCTGCGCAAAATGTTTGAAGTGCGAGACAGGGAAATAAACGCACTTGGCTCTGGTATAGGCAGCCTGTTTTCTTCTGCTGGGATAGAGAGGCTGTGTGGGGCCGCAACTGTGACTCGCGCCATGGGTGATGGTTTTGAGATTGTTGTAAGGCGTGGAGGAGCGCCTACGGATGATAAACTATCTGCCAAGAATGTTGTGCTTGCCACGGGTTCCCTTCCAGCCTCTTTACGTGGCATCGACATTGATGAAGTCAGGATTTTGTCCTCTGATGGGGCGTTGGGCATGGACGTTCCGGGCAAACTGCTTGTCATAGGGGGTGGGGCCATAGGGCTCGAAATGTCTTCGGTGTGGAGCAGGCTGGGAGCGGAAGTTACTGTTGTTGAATATGCGGATTGCATCGCCCCGGGTTTTGATTCCGAAGTTAGCAAAGCGCTGTTGAGCCACTTGAAAAAACAGGGCATCAATTTTATGCTGTCACACAAAGTGGTTTCCGTGTCTGAGAAGAAAGGGGGCAAACTGGCTGTGAGCTGTGAATCCCTTTCTGGTGGTGCAGTATCAGCTGTAGAGGTTGACAAGGTTCTTGTGGCAGTGGGTCGTAGGCCAAATGTTGATGGGGCTGTTGCTATAGACGGATTGGTGCTGGACGATAGGGGTTTTGTCTCGGTAGATGGCAGATATGAGACCAGTATAAAGGGGATTTTTGCAATAGGAGATGTGATTGGTGGTGCGATGTTGGCTCACAAGGCTGAGGTTGAGGGACACGCGGTCGCCGAGCTTATTGCGGGTGGTACCTCGAGTGTGGACTACGGCGTTATTCCGGCGGTGATATACACGCACCCTGCAGTTGCCTCCGTTGGTCGGAGCGAGGACTACGTTAAGGATATTGGATATGACTATAAGGTGGGTAAGAGCAGCTTTGCTGCCAACGGGCGCGCGAGAGTTACTGGTGAGAGCGAGGGATTTGTTAAGGTCGTTTCGTGTAAGCGCACAGATACCATCCTTGGGGTGCACATTGTGGGCACTTATGCTGATACAATGATAAACGAGGCGGTTGTTGCTCTTGGCTATCGGGCTTCTTCCAGGGACATTTGCCACATATGTCACTCTCACCCAGATGTAAACGAGGTCTTTAGAGATGCGTGCGAAATTGCTTGCTTCAGGAAAGGTTAG